In a single window of the Antedon mediterranea chromosome 1, ecAntMedi1.1, whole genome shotgun sequence genome:
- the LOC140041389 gene encoding G-protein coupled receptor 54-like, producing the protein MDDNATFPAAGINDYDISYGNDYYDIVNMLDVEQIAIPFTWTLFIVVGLGCNSLIIYVVCRFGTMRTVTNCYIVNISVTDIMFLVLCAPFTIFTYTKHVWIFGNALCRIVMYLMQVSVHATSLTLMAMNIDRYFAIVYPLKSIRYRTPTLALTINISIWIISSLLSIPISIFSTVMDFNGRHYCVEEFNEQGLLAHYIYVVFSTYIIPLSVLVVCNVNMLRQLWKTREQLRDTTLSLHSIQQRKKVTKMILLVVVFFFICWLPIHVINLWQRLGNSINNNLAISKLRIFALTLAYSHSCVNPFVYAFMGENFRACFRRAFPMCTKVNRVRNSSMLLNNNRTRETQVQKDTV; encoded by the exons aTGGACGATAATGCTACCTTTCCAGCCGCTGGAATCAACGACTATGACATTTCGTACGGGAACGATTATTACGACATAGTAAACATGTTAGACGTCGAACAGATCGCCATACCGTTTACGTGGACGTTGTTCATTGTGGTTGGTTTAGGCTGTAACAGTCTTATCATTTACGTGGTGTGTAGGTTCGGTACAATGAGAACTGTTACTAACTGCTACATTGTCAATATCTCAGTTACGGATATTATGTTTCTGGTGTTGTGTGCTCCCTTCACTATCTTCACGTATACAAAACATGTGTGGATCTTTGGAAACGCGCTGTGTCGTATCGTTATGTATCTCATGCAG GTGTCTGTCCACGCGACGTCACTGACGTTAATGGCAATGAACATCGACCGATATTTTGCCATCGTGTATCCACTGAAATCCATCCGATATCGGACGCCTACCCTGGCACTCACTATCAACATATCAATCTGGATCA TTTCATCGCTTTTATCGATTCCAATTTCCATATTTTCAACGGTTATGGATTTCAACGGAAGACATTACTGTGTTGAAGAGTTCAACGAACAAGGGTTGTTAGCGCACTACATTTACGTTGTGTTCAGTACCTACATAATCCCGCTCTCCGTCCTCGTTGTCTGCAACGTCAACATGTTGCGTCAACTGTGGAAGACGCGGGAACAGCTCCGAGACACAACATTAAGCCTGCACTCGATACAACAACGAAAGAAAGTTACCAAGATGATACTGCTGGTTGTTgtctttttctttatttgttgGTTACCGATACACGTGATAAATCTGTGGCAAAGACTCGGTAATAGTATCAACAATAACTTGGCCATTTCAAAGCTCAGGATTTTTGCTCTAACACTGGCGTACAGTCACTCGTGCGTAAACCCATTTGTATACGCGTTCATGGGCGAGAATTTTCGCGCGTGTTTTAGAAGAGCATTCCCGATGTGTACAAAAGTGAACCGAGTGAGGAATAGTAGTATGTTATTAAACAACAATCGGACAAGAGAAACACAGGTACAAA